In the genome of Leeuwenhoekiella sp. MAR_2009_132, one region contains:
- a CDS encoding YraN family protein, with protein sequence MNHNELGKWGEQFAAEYLEKNGFEILERNWFFAKAEIDIIATKNNELIIIEVKTRNSDFFGDPQDFVSSSKIKLLVKAANEYVISNDLDIETRFDIIAVLKNKTQEKLEHFENAFYHF encoded by the coding sequence ATGAATCATAACGAATTAGGTAAATGGGGCGAGCAGTTTGCAGCAGAATATCTAGAAAAAAACGGTTTTGAAATTCTGGAGCGCAATTGGTTTTTCGCTAAAGCGGAAATTGATATCATAGCTACAAAAAACAACGAACTCATCATCATAGAGGTCAAAACGCGCAACTCAGATTTTTTTGGAGACCCTCAGGACTTTGTCAGTTCTTCAAAAATTAAATTACTCGTCAAAGCAGCTAATGAATATGTCATATCAAATGATCTGGATATCGAAACCCGTTTTGATATCATTGCTGTTCTTAAAAACAAGACTCAAGAAAAGCTAGAGCATTTTGAGAATGCATTTTATCATTTTTAA
- the mfd gene encoding transcription-repair coupling factor, whose amino-acid sequence MGKTKITQPFLQSLQMQKLQDAISSSEKNSSRITLNGLIGSSLSILIAESFKTADKPFLIILNDKEEAAYVLNDLEQLVKESNVLFYPGSYRRPYQIEETDNANVLLRAEVLNRINSRKKPALIVTYTDALFEKVVTRKELDKSTLKVKLNDKLSLDFVNEMLFEYKFRRVDFVTEPGEFSVRGGIIDVFSFSHDEPYRIEFFGDEVDSIRTFDVETQLSVKKIEKISLMPNVENKALQESRDSFFKYISEQTVVFVQDLEQLSARIDTNFEKAQEAYDKLESEIKRTAPEALFCDSKTIRRQLLDFTLVKIGTDLPEQESANQITFSQHPQPAFNKQFDLLIQNLNENNEAGYTNYICCSSEQQAKRFKDIFDDAKLDVKQYDTIILPLYRGFIDEDFKIVCYTDHQIFERYHKFKLKDGYAKKQAITLKDLTSLQVGDYITHIDHGIGKFGGLQKIEVEGKMQEAIKLIYGERDVLYLSIHSLHKVTKYNGKDGKPPQIYKLGSAAWKKLKQKTKTRVKEIAFNLIKLYAKRRLEKGFAFGPDTYLQNELEASFIYEDTPDQSSATEAVKADMESSRPMDRLVCGDVGFGKTEVAIRAAFKAVDNGKQVAVLVPTTILAFQHHKTFSERLKDLPVTVDYLNRFRTAKEKRETLERLANGRVDIIIGTHQLTSKNVKFKDLGLLIVDEEQKFGVAVKDKLKTIKENVDTLTLTATPIPRTLQFSLMAARDLSTITTAPPNRYPIETHIARFTEDTIRDAVSYEIQRGGQVFFIHNRIENIKEIAGLIQRLVPDAKVGIGHGQMDGKKLEELMLRFMDGEFDVLVSTTIVESGLDVPNANTIFINNANNFGLSDLHQMRGRVGRSNKKAFCYFLTPPFSTMTEDARKRMTALEQFSSLGSGINIAMKDLEIRGAGDLLGGEQSGFMNEIGFDTYQKILNEAIEELKENEFADLYAEDNADDTNKEYVKDTVIDSDFSLMFPDDYINNITERLNLYTELNGLKTEEELAAFETRLIDRFGELPKQADDLLNSVRIKWVATHYGLEKVVMKNKKLIGFFIADQQSKFYQSAAFSRVLQYVQTHSNRVTLKEKKTSKGLRLLLTAQGISTVDKAIDVLKPLMPKKVEQVSE is encoded by the coding sequence ATGGGTAAAACCAAGATCACGCAGCCTTTTTTACAGTCTTTGCAAATGCAAAAACTGCAAGACGCTATTTCTAGTAGCGAAAAAAATTCATCTCGAATTACATTGAACGGCCTTATAGGTTCGTCGCTTTCCATTTTAATTGCAGAAAGTTTTAAAACTGCAGATAAACCCTTTCTTATCATCTTAAATGACAAGGAAGAAGCGGCTTATGTGCTCAATGATTTAGAGCAATTAGTAAAAGAAAGCAATGTACTTTTCTATCCCGGCAGCTACCGCAGACCGTATCAAATAGAAGAGACCGATAATGCTAATGTGTTACTTAGAGCCGAAGTTTTAAACCGCATCAACAGTCGTAAAAAACCGGCCCTTATTGTCACTTATACTGATGCGCTTTTTGAAAAAGTAGTAACCCGTAAAGAACTCGACAAAAGTACCTTAAAGGTAAAACTGAATGATAAGCTGTCGCTTGATTTTGTAAACGAAATGCTTTTTGAATATAAATTTAGGCGAGTAGATTTTGTTACAGAACCCGGCGAATTTTCGGTGCGCGGGGGGATTATTGATGTCTTCTCCTTTTCACACGATGAGCCGTATCGTATTGAGTTTTTTGGCGATGAGGTTGACAGCATACGTACTTTTGATGTAGAGACGCAACTTTCGGTAAAAAAGATTGAAAAGATAAGTCTGATGCCTAATGTTGAAAATAAAGCTTTACAGGAATCACGCGATAGTTTTTTCAAATATATTTCAGAACAGACCGTTGTTTTTGTACAAGACTTAGAACAACTTTCAGCTCGTATTGATACTAATTTTGAAAAGGCTCAGGAAGCCTATGATAAACTTGAAAGTGAGATCAAACGTACAGCGCCTGAAGCTTTATTTTGCGATTCAAAAACCATTCGAAGACAGTTACTTGATTTTACCCTGGTAAAAATAGGAACTGATTTACCGGAGCAGGAATCTGCAAATCAAATAACTTTTAGCCAACACCCGCAACCGGCATTTAATAAGCAATTTGATTTGCTTATTCAAAATTTAAATGAAAACAACGAAGCGGGATACACCAATTATATTTGCTGCAGTAGTGAGCAACAAGCAAAGCGTTTTAAAGATATCTTTGATGATGCCAAGTTAGACGTGAAGCAATATGACACCATTATTTTACCGCTTTACCGGGGTTTTATTGATGAGGATTTTAAAATAGTCTGTTATACAGATCACCAGATTTTTGAGCGCTATCACAAGTTTAAGCTTAAAGACGGTTACGCAAAAAAACAGGCGATCACGCTTAAAGATTTAACCAGTCTGCAGGTAGGTGATTACATCACACACATAGATCACGGGATTGGTAAATTTGGCGGACTTCAGAAGATTGAAGTGGAAGGCAAAATGCAGGAAGCCATCAAATTAATTTATGGCGAACGCGATGTGCTCTACCTGAGTATTCATTCGCTTCATAAAGTCACTAAATACAATGGCAAAGACGGCAAACCGCCTCAAATTTACAAGCTAGGTAGTGCCGCCTGGAAAAAACTTAAACAGAAAACAAAAACACGGGTTAAAGAAATTGCTTTTAACCTGATTAAACTATACGCCAAACGTCGTCTTGAAAAAGGCTTTGCCTTTGGTCCTGACACCTATTTGCAAAACGAGTTAGAAGCGAGCTTTATTTACGAAGATACTCCAGATCAAAGTAGCGCCACCGAAGCGGTAAAAGCAGATATGGAAAGCTCCCGACCTATGGATCGTTTGGTTTGTGGTGATGTAGGTTTTGGTAAAACTGAAGTTGCCATACGTGCGGCCTTTAAAGCAGTAGATAATGGGAAACAAGTGGCGGTTTTAGTACCCACAACAATTCTTGCTTTTCAGCATCATAAAACCTTTAGCGAGCGTCTTAAAGATTTACCGGTTACTGTAGATTATTTAAACCGTTTTCGCACAGCGAAAGAAAAACGAGAAACCTTAGAGCGTCTTGCAAATGGTAGAGTTGATATCATTATAGGCACACACCAGCTTACCAGTAAAAATGTAAAATTTAAAGATTTGGGCTTGCTCATTGTAGATGAGGAGCAAAAATTTGGTGTAGCAGTAAAAGATAAGCTTAAGACGATAAAAGAAAATGTAGATACGCTTACCTTGACGGCAACGCCTATACCGCGTACGCTACAGTTTAGTTTAATGGCGGCTCGTGACTTAAGTACCATCACCACAGCACCGCCTAACCGTTACCCCATTGAAACCCATATCGCGCGTTTTACCGAAGATACCATACGAGATGCTGTATCGTATGAAATACAACGCGGCGGACAGGTGTTCTTCATTCATAACCGCATTGAAAATATTAAAGAAATTGCCGGTTTAATTCAGCGGCTTGTACCCGATGCTAAAGTAGGCATAGGTCACGGCCAGATGGATGGAAAGAAACTTGAAGAACTTATGCTCAGGTTTATGGATGGCGAGTTTGATGTACTCGTATCTACCACCATTGTAGAAAGCGGTCTTGATGTACCTAACGCAAATACGATATTCATCAATAATGCTAATAATTTTGGACTTTCAGACTTGCATCAAATGCGCGGTCGTGTAGGCCGAAGCAATAAAAAAGCGTTTTGCTATTTCCTTACGCCTCCGTTTTCTACAATGACCGAAGATGCGCGTAAACGTATGACGGCATTAGAGCAATTTTCAAGTTTAGGTAGTGGTATCAATATCGCGATGAAAGACCTTGAGATACGCGGTGCCGGTGACCTTCTGGGTGGTGAACAAAGTGGTTTTATGAACGAGATAGGTTTTGATACCTATCAGAAAATCTTAAACGAGGCTATAGAAGAACTTAAAGAAAATGAGTTTGCAGATCTATATGCTGAAGACAATGCAGACGACACTAACAAAGAGTACGTAAAAGATACCGTCATCGATTCTGATTTCTCCTTAATGTTTCCTGATGACTACATCAATAATATAACCGAGCGTTTAAATCTCTATACAGAACTTAACGGGTTAAAAACTGAAGAAGAACTGGCAGCTTTTGAAACTCGATTGATAGATCGTTTTGGTGAGTTGCCCAAACAAGCAGATGACTTATTGAACTCGGTACGTATTAAATGGGTTGCAACGCACTACGGACTTGAAAAAGTAGTAATGAAAAATAAAAAACTTATTGGGTTTTTTATTGCAGACCAGCAATCTAAGTTTTACCAAAGTGCTGCGTTCTCCCGCGTACTTCAATATGTACAAACGCACTCTAACCGCGTGACCTTAAAAGAGAAGAAAACCAGTAAAGGTTTACGTTTATTACTTACTGCTCAAGGGATTTCTACAGTAGATAAGGCTATAGATGTTTTAAAACCACTAATGCCGAAGAAAGTAGAACAAGTTTCAGAATAG
- a CDS encoding HNH endonuclease, protein MANQWGIPADVEKLVLSRDKKCVYCGVDFPINHVSRKTKPSWEHIINDIHLSSAENIALCCISCNASKGAHKLEEWLTGKYCLSKSINENTVAEVVQNVIRKNISKT, encoded by the coding sequence ATGGCTAATCAGTGGGGTATTCCGGCAGATGTTGAGAAATTAGTTTTAAGCCGTGATAAAAAGTGTGTGTATTGCGGGGTTGATTTTCCAATAAACCATGTCTCAAGAAAGACTAAACCATCTTGGGAGCATATAATTAATGATATTCATCTTTCCTCAGCAGAAAATATTGCGCTATGTTGTATTTCTTGTAATGCGAGCAAAGGAGCTCATAAATTAGAAGAATGGCTTACTGGCAAATATTGTTTATCAAAAAGTATAAACGAGAATACTGTAGCAGAAGTAGTTCAAAATGTCATTAGAAAGAATATTTCTAAAACTTAA
- a CDS encoding LD-carboxypeptidase → MLTPPYLKKGDKIGIVCTARKVDEEDLHKGILLLESYGLIPVLGKTIGAEDDQFGGTDAARAADLQTMLDDEEIKAVWCARGGYGTVRIIDQINFYKFVKYPKWVVGYSDITVLHSQLHMMGFETIHGVMPVGIARNTVAAKQTLEKAWFGKALNYSVKPAPLNRLGTGTGELVGGNISILYSLCGSNSSIHTKNKILFIEDLDEYLYHVDRMMVNLKRNNMLCDLKGLVVGSLTKMHDNSIPFGKTAKEIVLDAVKDYDFPVCFNFPAGHLKDNRALILGRNVSLEVTEKGSRLAFDHVE, encoded by the coding sequence ATGTTAACTCCCCCATATTTAAAAAAAGGTGATAAAATAGGTATTGTTTGTACCGCTCGTAAGGTTGATGAAGAAGACTTACACAAAGGTATTTTACTGCTCGAATCTTATGGTTTAATCCCTGTGTTAGGTAAAACTATAGGAGCCGAAGATGATCAGTTTGGTGGTACAGATGCAGCCCGGGCTGCAGATTTGCAGACAATGCTTGATGATGAAGAAATCAAGGCAGTGTGGTGTGCCCGGGGAGGTTATGGTACAGTGCGCATTATAGATCAAATCAATTTTTACAAGTTTGTAAAATATCCTAAATGGGTGGTGGGCTATAGTGATATCACCGTGTTGCATTCGCAATTGCATATGATGGGTTTTGAAACCATTCACGGGGTTATGCCGGTGGGTATTGCACGTAACACAGTAGCAGCTAAACAAACTTTAGAGAAAGCGTGGTTTGGGAAAGCCTTAAATTATAGTGTAAAACCTGCTCCTCTAAACCGCTTGGGAACAGGAACTGGAGAGCTGGTAGGAGGTAATATTTCTATTTTGTACTCTTTATGTGGAAGCAATTCTTCGATTCATACAAAAAATAAAATCCTGTTTATAGAAGATCTTGATGAATACCTGTATCACGTAGATCGTATGATGGTTAATTTAAAACGTAATAATATGCTATGCGATCTAAAAGGTCTTGTGGTAGGTAGTTTAACTAAAATGCACGACAATTCAATTCCATTTGGAAAAACGGCAAAAGAGATTGTGTTAGATGCCGTTAAGGATTATGATTTTCCGGTATGTTTTAATTTTCCTGCGGGTCATTTAAAAGATAATCGCGCGCTAATATTAGGTAGAAATGTGTCGCTTGAAGTTACAGAAAAAGGTTCTAGACTTGCTTTTGACCACGTAGAATAA